The sequence AAAGAGATGGATAGGAGGAGACTAGCTGCGGAGAAGAAGAGTTTCGTCAATGGATATACGCCAACTGCACCAGCTGGGCATGCAGCATTGAGATACCACGGACTCTTGAATTGCAGGGTAGTCCGGAAACCCGGACGAAAGACCCATACTGCCATCATGCTGCGTCAAAGCTTGAGATATTATCGACGCACATACCTGATGAGCATTGAGGGGGTGTTGCAGCTGGACTGCAAAGGTAgagtggcggagctgcgagAGTACCGGGCTGTCATCGAATCAGCAGGGTCATCACCTTAGTGCACCATAGCTTCAGTGGCAATGGTGGCTTGCTATCTGTGAGAACAGATGTGTTATGAAGTTGCCCTGCGCATTGCACGAGTCCACgcggctgctggaggtgAAAGAAAAAGAATACACCACGGCTGCACACCTTTCGGTGTGCCCCATATCTGCAAACACGGCTGGCACGTAGTGTGTGGTAGAGCCACTGTAGCACATGGGACCTTCTTATACGAGCGGTGCACCACTCCCACAAACAAATGGACACGGAGAGCCGCTGTCAGATGCGCAGACATATTCTCGTGCCACTTCCtcgagagaggaagagctATTGTGCAGCAAAGAGTGGCAGGCAAGGTCAGCCCTTGCCAGGTGAGCCCGCGTTCTGTCCCCCGTTCTTGGTGGTTATTGTGGCGAAAACACGACAATGCGAGTCGACGTCTTCAGTGTTTCAGCGGCGATCTTGGAGGGCACCGGTGCTGCGACGAGCAGGtcttcttctctgctgctAGCTGTGTGACTAGCATCTTCTGTGAGAAACTCTCAGAAAACGTCATGTCAGACTTCTCAAACATCGTGTCCCAAGATTGCAGAAACTCCTCTGAGGGATCATGGTCACCAAGTCACGCGTCTCGAGACCCGCGCCGCTTACCTTCTCGCAGCGGTGTTTGCAGATGCTCTTAAATAGTGGTGCGCAGCAACTGCACCCACTCACGAGGGCTTCACGGGCATCGCTGCGGGGAAAGACGCCTATGATTGCGCTTCATTCTCTCTTTTCGCACGTTTGCAGGAGCCGTCGGCACTATCGCAAGTGCTATCGGCGTCCGAGTCCGGTGGCGAGGTTTTAGCCGGGGTCGATGTGTCCCATGAAATTTCCCGCAGTTTAGGGTAGCACTTACCAATGTGGCGGGTAAGCATGTCGGCTGAAGTGAAGACATCTGGGatgtcgccgtcgcaggtgACTGTGATGTTGTACCCAATGTGGAGGAACTCGTCTCCCTTGTACTTGAGTGACACGATCAAGGCAGTGGGACCAGTCGGATCTGGGATATCGGCCACGTTGGGGGGATCACTCTCAATGGTGAACTCGTGTCTGCCGAGCGTTGTGAAGGGGCCCACCTCCATCTCGTCTAGCTCCTGGTCTACAGGGAAGTCCCACACTGGTGACCAGGTGAATGTCACGTCGATAACATCCTTTGGCGGCTTTTCGAACACGTCGAGTACTAGGTGCAAGCGAATCGGGGTGTCGAACTTGCTGGGGTTGGGGCCCACCACCTGCACTTTGCGCAGCTCCACCCGCGTCGTCATCGGTGCTCTGCCTCGCAGACGAGGAGTGCACGCCGCCGAGAAAAAAGATGGGAGTCTTCGACGCAGCTTCCGGGCAAGCTAACGGATAGAGGGGTGAAAGACCAGCGAGTTGATGCAAATCATcgaagggaagaggaggagacgggCGGAGAGGTAGGGCTCTGGTCTTCCTAGTGCCCCTGCTCGTACCAGATCTCATTTTGTGCGTTGACATGGGCAGGCCGCGTCCCACAGGTGGCGGTTTTAGGTGCAGGCGTGGCTGTCCCGCAGGGACGCAGATGCGCGAGCTTGtacgttctttttttttcgttgctgGATGTTCGGTCACTCGCTTCGCTTGGCACCGCTTTAACTTGTCGTGTGTAGTGCTTAACAAAAGCCAGCAAcggtacacgcacacggaagaACTAACTGGCGAACAATCATGCCCTTTCTTGTACGTCGACGTGGACGAGTGGCACCCTACAGTCGCCCGGCTGACCGCCGTGCCATGTCAGCGGTGTTGAGAGAGTGCCAGGGCAGCACGGTAGCGCTTCCAGGCTGATTCAGGTgccacttctggtggtgcTTCGCGAGCTCGTATTCCTCGATCGTGGCGGGGAAGTCGCGATCAGTCGGCGGGCGGATGTAGTGTGCACTGCGTCGACCAGCGCCGGGGTGGGCATAGTGGCTCTCGTCCTCGTACCACTGCGCCAGCCAGCCCCGCTTGCGCGAATTCGTTGCAAAGTTCTCTAGCCCTTTCCGCTCGGGCAACTCCTGCTCCATAAAGGTGGGGAACTCCTCCGGGTGTAGCTCCTGGTAGAGGCCCTCGTGAGACATGTACACATTTGTGAAGGAACCACCGGCCTCCTCGAGCAGCTGGATAGCTTTCGCAGACGCGTTCTGCAGCTCGATGTGCAGCGGGTAAGGTACACGCTCCACGTTACCGGCAAGCAGCACCATCCCGGGCCACACGACTTCGCGATCGGCGATCACCTTTGCAATGCGAAGGTGGTACAGGGTGATGGTCTCATTCGGGTTTAGTCGGCCCGTATCCACGGCCCACAGCAGTTTGCCGAGGTTAAGTCGCGAGAAGGACGCCTTGCCTTCGTACCGGTTGCGCGGCCCTCCAGCAGACACGCGCGGTGCCAGCATGAAGCGAGGCGTCATTTTCCGCTCCTGCCACTGCCCCTTGGCAAAACCACGCCGCGCATCGTTGTAGCTACGAGAGTACTTCCAGCTACCGCCAATCTTCATCCATCCCATCTTGATGACGTTGTGACCGCTGCGAGGCCCAACATACTCAGGCGACTGCGTCAGATCCATCCAGCTCTGTGTTATCTGCGGGTTGATGTACTGATCCCAATGGGACCATTTGTGCGTAGTGGTGCGCTCATTGAGCTGCGTCCCAACAACGGGGAGCGGGTGATCGGCATCAAACTCTTTCCTGCCCTCATAGTCCTTCCAGCTGAGGCGCGGTTTGGCGAGGAGGTTGTTCTCGTAGATGAGCGGGAAGATTGACTGAACAGGGTTAAAGTGGAAAGGCACATTTTGACGAACGGGGTGAAACAGGCGgtaccgccgctgcacggcggAAGTGGAGAGCATGATCGCCGTGCTACGGAGAGGCGGGGACGTTAGGCCACATGGAGTGGGCAAGAGGAGAgcaagaagaggggaggcgggggaagGTGGTGAAGGACGGGTGCACGCTGGTCgaagaaagcgagagaggaaaaggaaaaaagaaataTTGTCTGCTTGTCTGCGTAGCGCCTTGCAGAGGTGTTTCTCACGTGGAGAATGGCGCAAGAGGCTTCAGCTCCAGCTGTGGTGCGCCGATTCGGTGAAACAGTGGGCAAAGAGAAAACAACAATCTGCAGAATGTATTCCTCTTCTTGACGTACTCTTCAACCGTCTACTGCGCGGCTGATACATACCGGAGAAAGAGCCAAACACGTCCCCCTTCTGGGGCAAAGAGGCAGCCACGGGTGCTCTATCTTACATCGTGCAGGAACATACCACCGTAGCCACAACTCATCAGCACACACTAAAACGTGTACCGGAGCTGTTCACCGTACTCCAGTGTAACGACATGACGCTATCCCTTGGGGTTCGGTTTTCTTACGCGCCATCGGTAATGTTCAGGCTTCACATGCGCTGGAACGCGTCGATGGTCTTCATGACCTCCGCAGCCACCTCCTCAGCGGAGACAGTGGCGTCGACGCCACGGTAGCAGTGCTGGTAGGAAGTGGTGATCTCTATTCTGCGCACCTCGTAGTGTTCGTAGTTTTTCGCAATGGCGGTCGGCTCTTCTGTGTGCTTGGATGGGTcagccgcgctggcggtggcgcgctcCAGTGCCACTGACGCTGGGATCTGCAGCTCAAAGACGTGCTGTGGAGATATCCCCGACGTCTGCAGCTGAATCGCGTCTGCGCGTGTTTGTGGGAAACCGTCCAGGACCCAGCCCCTACCGTCCTTCTGCAGACGCTTCAGCTCGCCGAGCACATCCGCCGGCATCACCATATCTCCGGCAACCGCGGGAGTAGCAGCGACATGCGTGACGCCATAATGGGCAGCCAACGTGGCTGCCAGCGTGGttttgccgctgccgcatgGACCGATGATAATGACGTGAACAGGGGTCGGCCTGCGGAAGGCCTCCTCCAGAAACACGAGTGGGTCTTCAGGCATCTCCAGCACCAAGTCGTGCATCGCTTCTTCTAGAATCAACTGAATGCCCTTCGACTCAAAGTACtgcagagcggcagcggagatGGTCCCGGTGGACATGGTGTCGTCGTGCGCAGTagaaagagaaagagagagacagtaTGGCGGGAGAACGTCGGCACAGGCGCTACCAGCCAGCGTTCTCTTACGTAAACTGAGGGTCGAAGAGTGCcaggagaggaagagggggggagacAAGAAAGAGTCGCTGACACTAGTAGATGTAGTGTGGAGGCAGCAGCGTACATAGAGCAAAGCTGCGATGAGCCCGGCTCTCTTCCATGGAGTGGTACAAAAACAGATGAACGGGAACAAGGGAGGTACCTCCTGGGACGGGGACATAGAGAATCAGAGACCCCACAGCGACACCACTCCAGCGCACTCAGGCACCTCTCTGCGTTGCACCGGCTCTACGTGGAGAAACACCCCAAGCCCACAGGTAGCGGACCTGCGCAACCAAGAGAAAAAGATAAAGGTAGGGCAAAGATCCCGAAGTCAATCTCGGTAGGTGGCACTCATTAAGCAGTGGCGCGCAAAGAAGGAATTGCTGTGTTGGCTAGTTGAGCTCGAACTCGATCTTGTAGCACCGCTGCGCAAGGTCTTCCGCCGTCAGTCGGATGGTCAGCTCCAACTGCTCATCAAGGCGGCGAAACGAGACGGTCTTCTCATGGCGGAACTTACCAGGCAGGAGAACCGTGGTTTGCTTCCAGTGCGTCGGTGGGGCAAGTGGGGAAGTGTCGAGGATGGCGTCGCCGTAGCTGACCTGAAACCACAGAGTAAAACCCTCCACAGTGAACTGTCCTGTCTCGTCGAGACTAGCCTTCGCGGAAGCGGTGGTGCCGGAAGTCGAGAAGTCAAAGGTGCGCGCCGCCACAATGCTAGTGAGCTCGTCAACCGCAAGCGTGTCAAAGCTGCCTTCCCAGAAGACCATACCGTCGTGCAGTAAAGAACGCGGCGGTATGACGTCCACCAACGGCGACGTCGCCTCAATATGCTCCTCATACTCGAGTTTGCCGAGGGCACGCAGGGAGACACCGCCAACAGAGTCCCAAAAGGGGGCGAAGGTCTCTGCGTAGTAGGGCTTCAGTGTGATGGGCGCTGCCAGGAGCCGGCCGTTGGAAGGAAGCATGCAGACGGCAAGCGAAGACTGAAGGGCTGCGTTCACGTCGCGGCAAAAGTCACGGGCTCGTATCACTGAGGGCAGCATGCATTCGTGGAAGAGGTAGAAGCCCATCCACTCCGACACTACaagcgccacgccgccgtggaggcgaACACACGGGTGCTCGTTCAGAAATGCCGCCACGCCGGCCGCGACAACTTCCTCGACCCTGGATGCGATGACGGTGACGCGGTCAGAGAGACCGTTGTCGGAAAAAATGTGTTGTTGTACTTTCGCCAGGTACGACGCCTCAAGAGAGAGtacgtgcgcagcgcctgaTTGGGCTGCCCAGCAGGACAAGATGCCTGAGCCGGAGCCCACATCCATCACCACCTTGCCCTCAACAACAGACCTGTCAGTGAGGAGGGTCTTGTAGAAGTCCATGCGCGGACGATCACGAAGCATCACCTTGTGGACGCTGAGGTCCGCGTAGCTCTCAAAGTATTGATCATCTTTGGAGGCGTTGGATGCGTAGTCCTCTTGATGCTGCATGCGGCCCGATAAgaaaaggcggcggctgaggtTGAAAAGGAAAGACACAGACCCCCGCGCCAGGAGGGAAGGGCGGAGAGGGACGGCGTAGCACAACAGCGCCGAGAAACACGTAGAAAAGAGGGATGacgaaagggagggagagagagtaTGGCATCACGGTAGTACCACCCCCTCCATACCGTCTGAAAAGAGCAggcatgtgcgtgtgggaACACTgacagaagagggagggggggactGTTGGACTGCACTGGCGACTCTGATtgtgacggcggtggtgtgctgcTTTCGAGGGCAAGGCAGACAAGCGGGCAACTACCCGTGTTACACGGTAGCGGCCGTGTTAATTACTCGCGACTATGGAAACATAAATTTGTTTTAGCATGCGGTGGCGCTTGTCTTTATGGTTTGCGTGGATACCTCAACCAGCCAGCCTTACCTCTTTGCAGGGTCTGTGAgaacgggggaggggggagggcaccacgctgcgcagcgcgcccAGAACGGCGAgagcacgtgcagcagcagaaaaaaGGTGGATCGTGGTTGCTGTCGGTTTCAGAAAGGGGAGGAGTAACAGCCCTCTACTTGGGTCAGATACACTGGTACGCGGTGCTTACGAATGCTGGAAGGTGCAACGTCATATAGCCGCTTTCTCCTTGTTGTCTTCTGTGTGTTTACTCAATCTGGAAGATGGAAGCGACACCCTTGGAGAGTTTTCGAACCCGCTGGAATAGCTGGCACGCCCGCTCGGCATCTCCGTGGCTCTCAGCAAGGCGCGCCTCCTGGTACACATGAAACGCCTTCTCATCTTCCTCCGAAGTGAAAATGGCGGGTGTACGGTGGTAGAGCAGGTCTGCGCGGCAGATGTACTTGTGTCCTTGCAGCACCGGTGCCCCTTCGTGTAGCAGGTTGTAGTAGAAGAATGCGGCTGAGCCCTTCTTGGGGTGCACGGCTCCCACCCGCTGCGTTGCGTTGCCGCGGTACtggttctcctcctcgtccaggTACATGACGTTGCACTGCTCACCCGCAAAGATAAAGGTCTCTCCACCATGCAAGCAGTCATTGAGGTAGATGAGGAGCGTGTAGAAGGAGCGGGTATTGAGGTCCACAATGGTGGAGCCGTCCACGTGCGGCATAAAGTGGCCACCGGGGTGGTAGCGGCCGAAGAGAAGGTTCTCGGAGAGGGCGTGGGGCACCCATGTGCCGGCGAGCTCGCGCTCGAAGAGCTCTTCGGCGTTCGGCATATCTTCCGAAAAGCACTTCGGCTTGAGAGGCACGACACGGGCAATGCGGTCGTACAGCTTCGCCGAGAGGTGCGGAAAGTTCGCCTCGATGGTGTTCACGACGCGCACTGCTTTGGAGGCGCTGTCGCACGTGGCTTCTCCGTCGGCGTCGTGGTGGTTCTTCTGGAGCCAGAATGTGTAGCCCACCTTCTCGCACGCCGCTACGAGCTGGTCGCACTCCTCGTGCGTCAAAAAGTTCTCGAGCACAATGCAATCGGCCTTGCCGTCGCCTATGGAGACCATCGCCGGCGTCGGGAACTCCGTCACATGGTCAAATACATGGTCGATGATCTCCTTGTTGAGGGGCTCCCCCTTCTCTATGATGTTGTTGTAGCTGAGCATGACCGCATGCTCATGTGCCCTACACGGTGTCAAGAAGCACGGACGTGGACGCCGGTAGGTGACTACACTAAACACCACCCACCAAGTCCGAATTGccgggagagagggaggcaggcaggcaggtgGGAGGGACGCAGGCCTTGCTGCACACAGCAGAATTGGGTGCTAAGGAAAGCACAAGACGCGATCGAAACAACGTGAAAAGGGGAACACAGAGAATCGGTGAGAAGTGAGGGGAGAGATAAGGGACACGAGTGCGGCGTGGCCTCCACGCTTGCTGCTCATCATCTCAGGGCAGCGCCTCAAGGCCCGGGCGACAGGGCATCGCCTTCTTCTTTGTCCGCGTTTCGTCCGAGACGACTTTCACGGCAGATGCCGGAATACAGGGGACGAGGTTACgaatggggggaggagaaagagcGCCTCTCATGCCTTGGCGACCTGCATGCACTTCACTGGCGCTCGCCTCTCGTGTGTGGACGGTGTTTTAGCCCTTTCAAGCGGCGTTATACGAAAAGAGAGGTCAGGATGGCCGTCGTTAAAACTCGCGTGCACGCACTGAGGGGCTAGAGACACCCGAAGTGCTGGCCTTTGGGAGCTAATCCAAAAGAAGTGCACGCACCGCGAGGCGTGGGTGGAACCacgccttttcctcctcgccctccggCGCCTCACACATGGATATTGCGGCGCGCTTTGCAAGCTTTAGAATCTTGTCATCCTGCGTGATGTAATTCCGGAGGGTGGAGGTAATAGGGGCGAAGGGCGGGATGATATACTCTTCCAGCGCGCTGTGCTTGCCGAGCTCCGCCAGATAGGCACGACGCTCTTCTGGGAGCGAGTCCGCGCTAATGCAGGGCGCTTGGAGCTGTGCCGTGGGTTTTTTGGTGTTAGTGACGGTGTGGAAGCGTGCGCTGTCCATCTTGCGCTCGCGGGCAGACTGCATCTGCATCGAGTCGGCGTTGCAGGGAAGGAGCAGAATGCTGCTTCCCTTCATGCCCATACGACCCACGCGGCCAACGCGATGGATGTACGACTGCACAGTGGCCGGTGGCTCAAAGTGGTATACATAGTCGACATCCCGCACATCGAGCCCAAAGGCGGCAACATCGGTGCAGAGGAGAATGGCCCCCGTGCCCATGTTCACGGTGCCGTCGCGCTTCCAGCCGCTCGTGAAGACCTGGTTCTTCTTCTCTGCGTCTGAGAGGGCTTTCTTCGGCTTGCGGGCCGCATTGCTGCGACTCACGTGGGTCAGAAACTGGTTGTACTGATCGATGCGGGCACTTTCCGTCATGCCCTCGTACATCACAAACACCTTTGGTATGTACAGGAGGGGGCGTGTGCCCTGGCACAGGACAGAGAAAAGCCGCTGCACGAACAGAAGAACACGAAAGTTGTTGAAGAAGACAAAGTGCTTCTTCGACGCGTGCAGGTTCATGAGCTGGACAAAATACGGCAGAAAGTTCGCGGCGTCGCATACGACAAAGCGGTTGGTCAGCTGTGAGACAAAGTCGTCGTTGgaccgcagcgccagcgtgtGCAAGGTACTGCCACAGTTCGCGCACACCTTCTCAGCATAAACCTTGAGCAAAGGCGAGGTGGCGACAGTGGCGCCGACAAACGCGAAGTCCATCCACAGCCGTGCGCCGGCTTGCCCGGTCTCATTCACCCGCACCGGCCGCTTCTTCGCGGCTGActtgcggcggcgcggtgATGGGCTCACAGGGTCATGGGTACGTCCATAGGCAGCCACGAACTGCTGCACCGTGTTGCGCATGTCGGGGGAGTTGTAGAGCAGGTCTGCCTCGTCAAGGACGACAACGAACCGCGCTTCCATTGTGGAGTGGAAGCGTACACTATCACGAGAGACACTGCCCATCTCTGCATCGGTGTTTGCTTGCGTTCTGCGAGCAAGGTAACGTTGCCGCGTTGCCTCGTCTTGCTGCGCCAGCAAGTCCGCCATGTCATCACTGGACGGGCTGAGTGTCGCtttctgcgcctcctccagcagcgggagcagcTCGTCAAAGTCCTTCGGAGTCGTCACGAGGATAGTGCCCGCACCACGGGCCccgcgctggaggtgctgcagtaCTGCCGCTGGCTTCTGCACAACGCCGTCGCAGAGGACGAACTGGATGTTGAAGGGGTAGCGAGCCGCCAGGCTGCGGCCGACCACGAATGTCTGCTCAGCCAgcgtgcgcgacggcgagaAGATGACGCCGAGCACGTGACGAAACAGGGGTGGTCGCTGATGCGACGCTACATATGCTTCGCAGGATCGCACGCACCGCTCCATGATGGGGAGAAGAAACGCGAGGGTCTTACCACTTCCCGTTGGCGCCTCGACAACAGCGCTTGCACCTGGTTGAGTGAGGGCACGCAGCGCGAGTGCTTGCACGGGAGTGGCATGGGAAAAGAAGAAGACATTTTTCAAGGCGAAGATGGATGCCTTGTGCAGTTCCGGTCGAACATCCTCCCACGGTAGCTCCAGCGCATCGTCGTGCCACGTCTTCTCCTCCGGCTCCCATGTGCGCCGAACACGCTTTGCAGTGAGGGCGGTGAGCAACATAACAACAGCACTGAGCGTCGAGTGGCGCGCAGATGGACGTTGTGccttggggggggggggcaacagGGAACAAGACGCGAATATCCATGCGAGAGCAATCGAAAGGGTCGAAAGGCGCGTGGGCAAGTCGCCCCGGCGCGAGGACCACAGACGAACTCGACGAAGCAGGGAATAGACGAGACGAGAAGAGGACATGTGATCACAGAGAAAGAGTGAAAGTGGGTAGAGAAAGTGATTCCGCGCAcgcgagaggcggaggagtgTGTGGTGGCGACAACGTATAGGGAGTAAGCtgctcacgcgcacgcgcaaggACAGGCTCATGCACCTGAGCAGCAAGTGAAATGGATAAACTCATGGGAGAACCGCACGAGCAGGTGACGTTCATCGGCCACCGGCGCTGTGGCAGCTCTGGTCCCTGTGGCATTCGCAGGGACGCCGCCCACGCGTCTCCTGCGTCGACAACGCATCGAGTCATGCCGAGGATGTTGTCGAACGGgtccatctctctccccgttCCATTCGTGTTGGGCTTGGCGCACCATGCGTCAGGTGTAGGACAGACGTAAGTGCTACGACAAGCAGAAAAGGATGAGCACAAGTACGTAC is a genomic window of Leishmania mexicana MHOM/GT/2001/U1103 complete genome, chromosome 16 containing:
- a CDS encoding anti-silencing protein a-like protein, which codes for MTTRVELRKVQVVGPNPSKFDTPIRLHLVLDVFEKPPKDVIDVTFTWSPVWDFPVDQELDEMEVGPFTTLGRHEFTIESDPPNVADIPDPTGPTALIVSLKYKGDEFLHIGYNITVTCDGDIPDVFTSADMLTRHIGKCYPKLREISWDTSTPAKTSPPDSDADSTCDSADGSCKRAKRENEAQS